Part of the Gemmatimonadaceae bacterium genome, CGGGCTCTGGATCTGCATCGGCGTGCTCGCCGTCTACACGCTGCGGCACTATTTCTTCACGCTCAACCGGCTGTTCGGACGTCATCGCCAGCCGTATGTGGACGTGATCCAGGCCGACTGGCCGATGCTCACCGTGTTCGTGCCGGCGCACAACGAAGGGCGCGTCATCCGTGACTCGCTCGACGCGCTGTTGTCGGTGGACTATCCGGCCGACAAGCTGCGCATCATCCCCATCGACGATCGGTCGAAGGACGACACACGCGCCATCATGCAGGAGTACGCGGACGCGTATCCCGATCGGGTGTTCCCCTTCCTGCGCGACGGTGGAGTGCCCGGCAAGGCCGCCGCGTTGGCGGAAGCGATGTTCGAGAATGCCGGCGAGATCTACATGGTGTTCGATGCCGACTACATCCCGGGACCTCGTCTGTTGAAGCAGTTGGCCGCGCCCTTCTTCGACGCCGAAGTGGGCGCGGTGATGGGACGCGTCGTGCCGCTCAATGTCGGCAAATCGCTGCTCACACGATTGCTCGATCTGGAACGTGCGGGCGGCTATCAGGTGGATCAACAGGCGCGCATGAACTTGCGGCTCATCCCGCAGTACGGCGGCACGGTGGGCGGCGTACGTCGCGTGGCGCTGGAACAGGTGGGCGGCTGGCGCATCGACTCACTGGCCGAAGACACCGATCTCACGGTGCGTCTGGTCATGAACGGCTGGGACGTGGTGTACCAGAATCGGTCGGAATGCTACGAGGAAGTGCCGGAAACGTGGGAAGTGCGCATCCGGCAAATCAAGCGATGGGCCAAGGGGCATAATCAGGCGCTGGTGCGTTACGTGGCCGCGCTCATGCGCAACCGCCGCGCGTTGCCATGGTGGCAGGTGTTGGACGGTGTGTTACTGCTGGGCGTGTTCGTGGTACCCCTCGTGCTGCTCATGGGCTGGGTTTGCACTATCACGCTCTTCTATGCCGGCTATCCGCCCGAATGGGGTCGCCTCACCGTGCTGGCCATTTCGTCATTCAATACCGTCGGCAACTTTGCGGCGTTCTTTCAGGTGGCCACCGCCAGTCGACTCGATGGCTCGCGTGAGCGCATTCGCATGCTGCCGTTTCTGCTGCTGGGCTTTCTCGTGAGCACGCTCTCCGTGGCCCGCGCCTCGTTGTCACGGGCGTCGTGGTTCCGCGGTCGCCCGGTGGAATGGCAGAAAACCGAACGCTATCGCACCGCGCGCACCAAGTCGGCGCTGCCCGGCAAGGGAGACGTTTGACATGACGCCCGTCGCCGTGTTTGCGCTGGTGCTGGCCGGAACCATCGCCTGGATCGCGATTCCCTTCATTCCCGCCATGATGGAACTCGTCCGCCCCAGGGATGCGTCGCCGCTCAACGCCGTGGGGCAGGACTCCGGAATGCTGACGTACTTCGCGACGTCGTTTACGACCCGCATGACGGCCGAAGGATTGCTGGGCACCTCGGTGCCGCCACGTTTGTCCGATGGCAGCCTGGTGCGCGTGCACAACGCCATGACCCCACTGGCACCCGCCCGCACACCGATCACCGATGTCGTGGTGCTGATGGATGACACACCAATTCCGGCAGGCACGAGTGTGGCCACCGAGTGTCTGGCCCGGCGCACGTTTCATGGCGGCGCCAATAGCAGCTTTCGCGCCATCCTGGGCCAACGCGATGTGAAGCTGGGGCAAGGCACCACTGTGTTGCGTTGGGTGCATGCCAACGGCCGCTTGGAAGCCGCCACCGGCACCTACCTCATGGGGCGCGCCACATCCGATCGCGAAATCCTACTGGAAACCGGTGTGCAGTTTGACCGACTGGACGCGCCGATGGTGCGCGTGGGCGGTGGCGGCACGCTGGAAACCCCCATCATGCCGGTGTCGGCGTATTCGCCATTCACCCCGGATAATGCCATCTCGCTGGGCGCCGGCTACTGGCGCGTGCGCGGCGACCTGACCATTCCTGCTGACACGTCGCTGGCCGGATCGCTGATCGTGATTGGCAACGTGGTGGTGAGCGAGGGCGCTCGTGTGGAAGGGTCCATCAAGGCCCACGGCAGCATGCACATCAAGACCGGTGCGGTGGTCGTTGGCGCCGTCTCGGCGCGCGGTCGCATTGTCATTGAAGACGGCGCGCGCCTGAGTGGCCCGGTCATCTCGGAAACGAGCGTGGTGGTTGGTGCCGCGGTGGTGGGTGTCGCCAGCAAGCGCACCACGGTCACGGCACCGCGCGTGGAACTGCGCACGGGAGCGACCGTGTACGGGGCCGTCATGGCGGGCGACGGCGGCGCGTCGGTGAAGTAGCGCCTACGAGATACCGCTGACGCGGACGCTCGCCACGGTCCACGCGCCAGCCACGAATGACAGCGTCACTTCGTAGCCCGCCGAGAACAGGCCCTTGCTGGTTTCGGGATTGCCGGCTTCCATGGTGTTCACGAGAACGATGGCCTGCGCGCCAACCACGTGCGCGCGCGACATCCAGATGATCGCCCGCGACTCGTCAATGCGGCACCGGCGCAATCCGCTTTCGCAGTGCACCACACTGTCGATGTCGGCGCGCGGGGCCCGCAGGAGACGCACCGCAACGTCCGTCAGGGCCGCGCGGTGGCGCATGACTGCCCGGCCCCCAGCCGTGTCGCGAGATGTCGGTGCGATACGGTCGTCGAAGAACACGCGGCCTGCGGAATATTTCTGGTCGCGAATGTAGACCGCCGCCACGACTTCCGGCGCCACCGGTGGCCCGGCCTGCGCCGACAACGCCATCGGCACCAGCGCCGTCAGCGCGAGCGCCAACAGTGCGGCGCGTTCCCGCCGCATCACCCGACAGCCCCTGAAGCGCCGTCAGCGAATAGTGAACGACGTTTCACGCGCGCTCTTCTTCTGTCCGTTGATATCTGCCACCTCAATGCGCAGCCGATACTCGCCGCGCGACTCGCCCAGCCAGTCCAGCGCGATGTACTCCACCTGCGTCGCGCTCGCCGCGACCTTGCGATCAAACGACAGCACCAGTCGATCCGAACCGCTTTCGCCCTGGCGGAGCACTGACCCCAGTCCGTCCAGCACGCGCAGGGCCAACGCCGCCGCGCCCACACGTTTGACACGTTCCACCGCAATGGACACACGATAGGTGTTCGCCTGCGCCTGTTCGGCGAGTTCGTAAATCTCCCAGGCCAGTCCAATTCGGGCGCCCGACCGGACGACGCCGTTGGACGGCTCGACGCCAAGCATGCGCCAGCTGGTGACATTGGCCGGGGGGGCGTGCAATCGTGCGTTGGCCAGCAGCACATCACTGAGTCCAAAGCCCTTGGTCGTGTCGGGTTCCGCCCGCAATGTGGCGCGTGCCGCGCGCCCCACGTCGCGCTGCATCGCCTCCACGCGCACCATATTGATCCCTTTGCCAATGCGCCGCACCCATGCGCGCGTGGCCGTCTTCGTCACCGAATCCGCATTCAACGAGGCCCGCGTCGACTCGGCGCCATTCGTGCGCGCAAAGGCGTCGTACACGCGAAAGTCGATGGACACTTCCGGGTCCACAATCTCCACGTCGCGCAGCAACGACTCCAAGGACACGTTGGCAGCCACCACCACGTCGGCCGAGTCGCCCGGTGCGCGAAAGCGCGCCACGCGCACATCCATGCTGTCCACGCGACTCACCAGCCCCAGATTGTTCCACGACACGGGAGAGGCGTTCTTGACATCCGCAACGAACTGTCGATCCACCACGGGCACGCGCGCGGTGCCAAAACCCGCCGCCATGTCGAAGAAGAAGGTGTAGCCCAACCGGTATGACCAGATCAGCGTGGCACCACCGTCTTCATTGGTGGACATCTGCAGATTGCCGGCGGTGTCCTTGTACTGTTGCACGCTGGACTTGCCGGGCACCGTGATCTCCACGTCGGGTGGTCCATACCGCACGTAGATATCGCCGCGATCGGTGTCCGCGCCACGCACCCCCAGATCCTCGTCGCTCCACCGGAACTCCGCGTACACCACGCGTGAGAAGAACTCCAGCTGGTACTCGTTTTCCCTGGTGGTCGACAACGGATCATTGAGCAGCCAGTACATCGACTCCACCGCGTTGCGCTGCCCAAGCGACAATGCGGTGAACGCGATGGAATCGCCAATACCGCCAACGGTCTCGGCCGACGGACGCGGGCGCAATATCCGGGTGAGGCGCAACAGGCGCGCGCGATCGGACTCGTCCATCTGCACAAGCGCCGTGTCAAACGCCGCGCGCGCTGGTCCGTCGCGACCCAGCCGATGCAGCGCGAGTCCCTGTGCGAGACGGGCCTGAAAATCAAAGGGTGATCGCGTCGCCCGTTCGGTGGCCGAGGCCAGCAGCTCCGGCCAGCGACGACCCTCGGCCAGCGCCATGAACAAGTGCCGGCTGTAGCGCAGGTGCGTTGGACCTGCGGCCACCGCGGCACGGAAGCGCTCCAGTCCGGCCAGATAGTCCGCCACGCCCGTTGCCGGTTCGATTTTCTTTGCGAAGGTGGCCACGTAATCCGCGCCTCGATCGCGACGCCATTTGTTGTTGGGTCCCGCCAACTGCACGTGATTGCCGTCGGTGGTCATCGCGCGATTCGTCACCAGCTCATACCGGCGCCAGATGGCACTGCCCACCTCATCGGCCCCCATCGCCATGAACAACGAATCGTTCACGCGCGTCGCGGCCTTCAGCGCATTCTCCATCTGCCGAGACGCCGCAAAGTGCATCGACGCGACATCCGACTGCAGGTTGAATCGTCCCAGCGTCACCCAGTATTGCGCGCTATCGGGGGCGAACTTGGTGGCCAGTCGCAAGGCACTGTCCGCGCCACGAAGCAGGTTGAGCACGCGAGCGTCGCCGATGTAACCGCCGCGGCGACCCGAGGCCGCCATGGCCCAGTGCAGCAGCCCGTACTGATGCCAGGCCGCGGCGTTCTTCGGTTGCGCGCGCATGGCCGAGTCGAGAAACGCCATCGCGCCGGTGGAATCGCCGGCCACGGCCAACGCCTCGGCGCGCAGAGCCACCGGATCCGTGGTTGGACGCAGGGGCGCGGGAATCTGGGCGGCCAGTCCGGCGGCACTCCCGCAGATCAACGACAGTAACGCAATAGACTGGGACATGATCATGACCAACGTTGGTGATCGTATCGCCTGGATGTCAATGGAGGTCGTCCCACGAACGACAAACGCCCCGGAGCGACGTGCTCCGGGGCGTTTCGTTGTCCAGCAACCACGCGGCCGACTACCAGCGATAGTGCGCGAACGCCTTGTTCGCTTCCGCCATGCGGTGCGTGTCTTCTTTCTTCTTGATGGCGTTACCTTCGCCCTTGCTGGCCGCCAGCACTTCGTTGGCCAGCTTCTCGTTCATGCTCTTCTCGTTGCGATCACGCGAGTAGCTGATGAGCCACCGCATGGCCAGCGCGGTGCGACGATCCTGACGCACTTCGACGGGCACCTGATAGGTGGCACCACCGACGCGACGGCTCTTCACTTCCACCACCGGCTTGAGATTGTTGAGCGCCTGCTTGAACACGGCCACACCGGGCTGTGCCGTCTTCGCTTCCACGATGTCCATCGCGCTGTAGAAGATGCCTTCGGCAGTGGACTTCTTGCCCTGAATCATCAGGACGTTGATGAACTTGGAAACGGTCTGGCTGTCGTAGCGCGCGTCAGGCAACACGCTGCGCTTTACTGCGCTTTTGCGGCGGCTCATTTCTTCTTGGCTCCTGCGGCGGCGGCGCCCTTCTTGGGACGCTTGGTGCCGTACTTGGAACGGCTCTGGTTACGTCCGTTCACGCCCGATGCGTCGAGCGTGCCGCGAACGATATGATAGCGCACACCCGGCAAGTCCTTCACACGACCACCACGCACGAGCACGATCGAGTGCTCCTGCAGGTTGTGGCCTTCGCCGGGGATGTACGCGGTGACCTCGAGCTGGTTCGTGAGACGAACACGCGCAACTTTGCGCAGCGCCGAGTTGGGCTTCTTGGGCGTCGTCGTGTAGACGCGCGTGCACACACCACGCTTGAACGGATTGCTTTTCAGCGCGGGCGCTTTGGACTTCTCCACCACGTCCTTTCGGGCGCGACGGACCAGCTGATTGATGGTTGGCATTCGCCTTGTGAGTGTTCGGGAACCTGCATCTACGTGAATCGCGCCGGCGATGTCTCCCTCTGCGTCAGTGACCCTGAACCAGCGGCACCACCTGCAACGCGGAGACACCAAAACGCCCGCCCCATACGAGTCCTGCACGCATGGTTTGACGGGCACTGCCAGTCGCGGCACGGAACAGAATCTAAGAATAGCCGGTTCCTGGGTCGCCGGTCAACCCGTCCCGTTGGCTGTTGATAGGGAATCGGTGATACGCGCTGCCACCGCAAACCGTTGCCAATTAACAGTTTGCGAATTTTTACGTCTAATGGGGTAACCGTTGGCGTCCTTGCCCGAGATGCCGACGCAACAATTGTGCGCCGAAAAGGGTCAAACCAGCATCACCCCGACCGAAAAACGGTAGTTTCGGTACACGATTCAAGACCAGCCGTCTGGCTGTCTGCCGTCTACCGTCTCCCGTCTCCCGTCTACAGTCTCCGCAACTCCCGTGTCGACCGATTTCCAATTCCGCCTCCAGCACGCCATCGACGCCAACTTCCTGATTGACCGGGAGTTGGGCGGCGGAGGCATGTCGCGCGTATTCGTGGCCACTGAGCGCGCGCTGCAGCGGCGGGTGGTCATCAAGGTGCTGCCGCCGGAGCTGGCCGCCGGTGTCAATGTCGACCGATTCCGTCGGGAGATCCAGCTGGCCGCGCAGTTGCAGCATCCGCACATCGTGCCGCTGCTGTCCACCGGCGACGAAGACGGGATCCTGTGGTTCTCCATGCCGTTCATCGAAGG contains:
- a CDS encoding glycosyltransferase family 2 protein, with protein sequence MILTLANIGLWICIGVLAVYTLRHYFFTLNRLFGRHRQPYVDVIQADWPMLTVFVPAHNEGRVIRDSLDALLSVDYPADKLRIIPIDDRSKDDTRAIMQEYADAYPDRVFPFLRDGGVPGKAAALAEAMFENAGEIYMVFDADYIPGPRLLKQLAAPFFDAEVGAVMGRVVPLNVGKSLLTRLLDLERAGGYQVDQQARMNLRLIPQYGGTVGGVRRVALEQVGGWRIDSLAEDTDLTVRLVMNGWDVVYQNRSECYEEVPETWEVRIRQIKRWAKGHNQALVRYVAALMRNRRALPWWQVLDGVLLLGVFVVPLVLLMGWVCTITLFYAGYPPEWGRLTVLAISSFNTVGNFAAFFQVATASRLDGSRERIRMLPFLLLGFLVSTLSVARASLSRASWFRGRPVEWQKTERYRTARTKSALPGKGDV
- a CDS encoding polymer-forming cytoskeletal protein; protein product: MTPVAVFALVLAGTIAWIAIPFIPAMMELVRPRDASPLNAVGQDSGMLTYFATSFTTRMTAEGLLGTSVPPRLSDGSLVRVHNAMTPLAPARTPITDVVVLMDDTPIPAGTSVATECLARRTFHGGANSSFRAILGQRDVKLGQGTTVLRWVHANGRLEAATGTYLMGRATSDREILLETGVQFDRLDAPMVRVGGGGTLETPIMPVSAYSPFTPDNAISLGAGYWRVRGDLTIPADTSLAGSLIVIGNVVVSEGARVEGSIKAHGSMHIKTGAVVVGAVSARGRIVIEDGARLSGPVISETSVVVGAAVVGVASKRTTVTAPRVELRTGATVYGAVMAGDGGASVK
- a CDS encoding GWxTD domain-containing protein, which produces MSQSIALLSLICGSAAGLAAQIPAPLRPTTDPVALRAEALAVAGDSTGAMAFLDSAMRAQPKNAAAWHQYGLLHWAMAASGRRGGYIGDARVLNLLRGADSALRLATKFAPDSAQYWVTLGRFNLQSDVASMHFAASRQMENALKAATRVNDSLFMAMGADEVGSAIWRRYELVTNRAMTTDGNHVQLAGPNNKWRRDRGADYVATFAKKIEPATGVADYLAGLERFRAAVAAGPTHLRYSRHLFMALAEGRRWPELLASATERATRSPFDFQARLAQGLALHRLGRDGPARAAFDTALVQMDESDRARLLRLTRILRPRPSAETVGGIGDSIAFTALSLGQRNAVESMYWLLNDPLSTTRENEYQLEFFSRVVYAEFRWSDEDLGVRGADTDRGDIYVRYGPPDVEITVPGKSSVQQYKDTAGNLQMSTNEDGGATLIWSYRLGYTFFFDMAAGFGTARVPVVDRQFVADVKNASPVSWNNLGLVSRVDSMDVRVARFRAPGDSADVVVAANVSLESLLRDVEIVDPEVSIDFRVYDAFARTNGAESTRASLNADSVTKTATRAWVRRIGKGINMVRVEAMQRDVGRAARATLRAEPDTTKGFGLSDVLLANARLHAPPANVTSWRMLGVEPSNGVVRSGARIGLAWEIYELAEQAQANTYRVSIAVERVKRVGAAALALRVLDGLGSVLRQGESGSDRLVLSFDRKVAASATQVEYIALDWLGESRGEYRLRIEVADINGQKKSARETSFTIR
- the rpsG gene encoding 30S ribosomal protein S7; translated protein: MSRRKSAVKRSVLPDARYDSQTVSKFINVLMIQGKKSTAEGIFYSAMDIVEAKTAQPGVAVFKQALNNLKPVVEVKSRRVGGATYQVPVEVRQDRRTALAMRWLISYSRDRNEKSMNEKLANEVLAASKGEGNAIKKKEDTHRMAEANKAFAHYRW
- a CDS encoding 30S ribosomal protein S12 translates to MPTINQLVRRARKDVVEKSKAPALKSNPFKRGVCTRVYTTTPKKPNSALRKVARVRLTNQLEVTAYIPGEGHNLQEHSIVLVRGGRVKDLPGVRYHIVRGTLDASGVNGRNQSRSKYGTKRPKKGAAAAGAKKK